ATTGAGCATCCAACTTATGATTACATGATGCTTAACCATGGAAGCACTTGCAACAAGGTTCGGTATtgtagctctctctctctctctccacacaGCTTTGAACTCTTGACTCAAATATTCCACACCTCATCAAATCACCATTGAGGGTACAAGGAGAATGATTTAAttctttcagttttttttttttaaaaatcaatagTAGAGAATTTCCCATCCCATGAGAGAACTATCCATTTTTCATTCATAGTTTGTAAAGACACTTTATTACATGAGTTGAGCGGTTTAATGCCTAAGAATTTAGATATGCCACCTTAATTGACTTGctacattaattttttttttttggtaaaggactTGCTACATTATTGATTGTGGCATGTTTGTTTTCTAAATTAATACTGGTTTTTGGTGGCCGTTAGAAATCATTTGGACAATTTTGAGCCTATAACCTATAGAGACTTCAGGTGGCTTATCCATAGTTATCTAACATCACAATTTCCATTATTGTTTGATGTGATAGAATAGACTTTAGGCTTGTCTTGTTGCAAGGATGAGCTGACAAATATACATGTTGTTGAGTTTTAATAGTCAACTTGCACAATCTGTGTCATAATTTAGGAGTGGTGAAGTATAACTCGCACCTCAAGAATGTGGttattttatataaatgaaTGACTTTATACTAGTCATATAAAATAGATATAACCGAGTCACTTAATTTAGCAGATTAATCAACTGGTGAATGAGTTATAGATAAAATTAGATTGAGTATAGTTAGTTGCAGTGTTGTCTAACTAGTGCGTAAAAAATGTGGTTACTATATATAACAAATGAAATTGTATTGATTATATCAATGGATTAAAATTAATTAGTCACTTAACTTACTGTATGACTCGATCTAGTTATTGATTTATAGGCAAAAGCAGGTTGGGTATGGTTAGTTGCTATGTTGACTCACTAGAATTCTCTTTACATTCAATGATTGTCAAGTTGCTATCAATGGTTTGGCAAGGTTTCTTACAGAAAGTCTATTTTATGTCTACACTTAACATTTCTATTCATGGTTTAGTTATGTTGCTGATGTTGTTTCAATGGTTACATTATTTGGAACTCTGTATATGGATCTGGTATTTTGgaagttcagttttttttttttccctttttgttttgctatAATAATCTACTACAATGCATCACTTGGTGTTTTGTGATATAAAGTTCTTTGCTTTAccttgcattttttcattttattaattattaaatatttacaAATTTATTTCATCTCATAGTACTaattttctatcttctcttttgATGCTCTTAATTTTACTTGGACTCAATCATATATAACTACAACTTCTTCCATTCTTGATTTTTCATTGAAATGTTTACCAATTCTCCAGCTCTTTACATATTGTCTAACTATTTTTGTTATGTCTATTCATTGATAGGTTTCAACTACATATAAGGGTGATATTGAGTCCAGACATTTTGGCACACGTATGATAGAAATGTTGGTATTCAGATTCTAGAGTTTCCACAACATTTTCGCAAATGGGCCTGCATCAATTCAAATGTGGTAAAACTGATAGGATTTATATTGGACTTGCCTGAGCTAAGCCACCAAATTACcaacagaagaaaagaaaatttgtaaacatggatgttttgaaagaatcaaaaaATGATACAGATATCTGGATATTCTTTTCGCAGTCTTCTACAACCATTTTCTTGCACGAGTTTTCTGCTTCTTCACACCTAATTTTGCTGTTAGttttatccatatcatggaCTTGTAAGAGACGCACGATGCCTACTATTGAAAATTTAAAACCAATGTTGAACATTACACACTTCTTATACTTTTGGTCAATGGGATTGTCTTTTGTTGACCTTCTGTTATGCGTGTCAAACTATTTCTCCGGGTATAGACATGGTTGGTCAGAACTAAAGGTTTTTGCCCAATTGGATTTTTTAGTTAGAACACTCACTTGGTTTGTGATCTCTGCTTACTTGAACGTTCAGTTTCTTCATTCAAGTGACCTCAAGTTTCCCATTCTATTGAGGATTTGGTGGGCCTTCTATTTTCTAATGTCTTGTTCCTATCTTGTTATACATCTTGGTTTGTATTGGAAATATTTGTCCTTACCATTCTTGCTATGGTTCTCTGATGCTATATCCATTATTGCTGGTTCGTTCATTGGTTATGTTGGGTTGTTTGGCAAGGGGCAAGAAGGTGATGATTCCCATCTTTTGGAGCCTCTTTTGAGAACTAGTTCTTTTCGGAACAATGATGAAAACGGACAAGGATCAAATGTCGGGGGAGAAAATGTAACTCCTTATGCAAATGCCAATCTTCTTAGTACTTTTACTTTCTCTTGGATGAGCCCTTTGCTTGCACTCGGGTATAGAAAAACATTGGACCTTGAAGATGTACCTCAGCTTGCCAGTTGTGATAGTGCCAATGTGACCTTTGCTCTTTTTAAAAATGAACTTGAATCTAATGGTAATGGCAGTGGCAATGGTGGTCAGGTAAGCATACTCAAGCTAGTGAAGGCATTGATTCTCTCGACATGGAAAGAAATTCTATGGATGACTCTCTTATCCATTGTATGCACATTGGCTTCTTATGTTGGACCGTATCTTATTGACGCCTTTGTTCAGTATCTCAATAGCCCTCACCAACTAAAATCTAAAGGCTATACGCTAGtggttattttctttctttcaaagctCATAAAGTGCCTCTCAGATAGGCACTTGTTCTTTCAATTGCGAAAGATGTCAATTAGGGTTCGTATTGCCTTATCTGCAATAATTTATAAGAAGGGTCTTAGGCTTTCAAACCAATCAAAGCAGGGACACACTAGTGGGGAGAACATTAATTTGATAAGTGTTGATGTTGAGAGGACTTCTTTTTTCAGTTGGTACATGCACGATATATGGAGGGTCCCTGTTCAAGTTGTTCTAGCACTGTTGATATTGTACAAGAGCCTTAGGCTTGCTTCTTTTGTAGCATTTTTTGCCACAATGTTTTTGATGTTAGCAACTATTCCACTGGGAAAACTACAGGAGAAATTTCAGGGGGAATTGATGGATTCAAAGGATCGAAGGATGAAGGTCACATCTGAGGCTTTGAGGAATATGAGGATTCTTAAGCTCCAGGGCTGGGAGATGAAGTTTTTAGCTAAGATAATTGAGCTCAGAAACTTTGAAGTAAAATGGATAAAAAAGTTACTTTATACAACAGCTATGATTGCCTTTGTCTACATGTCTGCTCCCATGTTTGTATCCATggttacttttgggttttgcGTGTTTATGGAAATTCCATTAGAATCAGGAAAAATTCTATCTGCACTTGCTACATTTCAGCTATTGCAAGTTCCCATTTATAATCTCCCAGACTTAGTCTCCATGGTAGTTCAAACTAAAGTTTCCCTCTCCAGGATAGTCTCATTCCTCTGTCTTGATGATCTTCATCTGAATATAGTACAAAAGCTTCCAAGAGAGAGTTCTAAGGTTGTAGTTGAGATAGTCAAAGGGAATTTCTCTTGGGACCTTCATTCTCCAAATCTCACATTAAAAGATATTAATTTTCAAGTGCATTGTGGTATGAAAGTAGCTGTTTGTGGATCTATTGGTTCAGGAAAGTCAACCCTACTTTCATGCATATTGGGGGAAGTGCCGAAGGTATCTGGATCCATTAAATTGAATGGGACGAAGGCCTATGTTGCACAATCACCTTGGATACAAAGTGGTAAGATAGTAGACAATATATTATTTGGTAAGGAAATGGACAAGAAAAGGTACGAGATAATCCTTGAAGCATGTTCGTTGAAGAAGGACTTAGAATTGTTTGCCTTTGGGGACCAAACTATCATAGGAGATAGGGGGATCAACCTGAGTGGTGGACAAAAGCAAAGAATCCAGATTGCACGAGCTTTGTACCATGATGCTGATATTTATCTGCTTGATGACCCTTTTAGTGCTGTGGATGCTCACACTGGAACTCACTTATTTAAGGTATCTTTTCTTTGATCTCTATTTCCTAAACTTTCCTTGATGAAATTGGCTTGTAGCCTACATCTTATTACTTACATCACAATTTTGTTCTCTAGTAACTAAGTCTGATATAAAAAATGATCTAAGAAGAATGAAATCATAGTTGTCTAAACTAGTAAGGCATACATACACATGATATTAAATGATGCACCTTTTTTTGCCTAAAACCTATGGTTTGATGTTATTATCGTAATGAAAAATAGTTAATATCAATGTGTATATCTATTTGGCTCTTTTAAGTAATCAAAAATTCTTTTCTAGTGCCTAAATGGAAACATTTGAACTTTTTGTGACAGGAATGTTTGCTAGGAATTTTGGGTACAAAAACAGTAATTTATGTTACCCATCAAGTAGAGTTTTTACTTTCTGCCGATCTTATCTTGGTGAGAATATattatctttctctcccaacTTCAAGTCCCTCAACCTGGTTTTGCAGTGATTATTtaccttctctttttttgtagGTTATGAGAGATGGAAGGATTACTCAAGCAGGAAAGTATAAAGAAATTCTTAATTTAGGAACTGACTTGATGGAGTTAGTGGGTGCACATAAGAAAGCTTTGGCAGACcttaattatgttgaatgtgaGGATGGTTTGGATAATTTAATTAATGGTGAGGAAGATGGTAATATACTATGTAGTGAAAAGTCTATCCAAAATGATGAGGAAAGGGAACCCAAAAACTACAAAACAGAAAAACCAGTTGGGCCAGAAGGGCAGCTTGTCCAGGAAGAAGAACGAGAAAAGGGTGGAGTTAGCCTTTCAGTCTACTGGAAGTATATTACTGCAGTATATAAAGGGGGTTTTGTACCATTGATATTGCTggtacaaattttttttcaacttttccAAATAGTTGGTAGTTACTGGATGGTGTTATCTACTCCCATTTCAAAAGATGTGAGACCTCACATTGGAGGATCCACTCTAATCTTTGTTTATATTGCTTTGTTCCTTGGAAGCTCTCTCTGTGTATTTATAAGGTCCATGCTCATTATAACTGGTGGATACAAGACAGCTACTCTTCTTTTCAACAAAATGCATTTGTGCATTTTCCGTGCTCCCATATCATTTTTTGATTCTACTCCGAGTGGAAGGATTCTAAATCGGGTTAGTAAGTATGTTTGCTTAATCTTGGGATCCAAATGATCTTGTTAAATCACCATAGTAATATAATTTTAAATAAACTCTATTTTTTAATACAGGCATCCATAGATCAAAGTGCAGTTGATACCTCCATTCCCCATCAAATTGAAGAACTTCTTATCTCAATCATGGAATGCTTGGGAACTGCTATAGTAATGTCACAAGTCGCATGGAAAATGTTAATTGTTTTTATTCCAATGAGTGTAACATGCCTCTGGTATCAGGTAATTCTATAGCTACTTCCacttttttcttattaaaatttcaaaacaaGTTTAGCCTTACT
The nucleotide sequence above comes from Telopea speciosissima isolate NSW1024214 ecotype Mountain lineage chromosome 3, Tspe_v1, whole genome shotgun sequence. Encoded proteins:
- the LOC122654578 gene encoding ABC transporter C family member 3-like isoform X8, with the protein product MSCSYLVIHLGLYWKYLSLPFLLWFSDAISIIAGSFIGYVGLFGKGQEGDDSHLLEPLLRTSSFRNNDENGQGSNVGGENVTPYANANLLSTFTFSWMSPLLALGYRKTLDLEDVPQLASCDSANVTFALFKNELESNGNGSGNGGQVSILKLVKALILSTWKEILWMTLLSIVCTLASYVGPYLIDAFVQYLNSPHQLKSKGYTLVVIFFLSKLIKCLSDRHLFFQLRKMSIRVRIALSAIIYKKGLRLSNQSKQGHTSGENINLISVDVERTSFFSWYMHDIWRVPVQVVLALLILYKSLRLASFVAFFATMFLMLATIPLGKLQEKFQGELMDSKDRRMKVTSEALRNMRILKLQGWEMKFLAKIIELRNFEVKWIKKLLYTTAMIAFVYMSAPMFVSMVTFGFCVFMEIPLESGKILSALATFQLLQVPIYNLPDLVSMVVQTKVSLSRIVSFLCLDDLHLNIVQKLPRESSKVVVEIVKGNFSWDLHSPNLTLKDINFQVHCGMKVAVCGSIGSGKSTLLSCILGEVPKVSGSIKLNGTKAYVAQSPWIQSGKIVDNILFGKEMDKKRYEIILEACSLKKDLELFAFGDQTIIGDRGINLSGGQKQRIQIARALYHDADIYLLDDPFSAVDAHTGTHLFKECLLGILGTKTVIYVTHQVEFLLSADLILVMRDGRITQAGKYKEILNLGTDLMELVGAHKKALADLNYVECEDGLDNLINGEEDGNILCSEKSIQNDEEREPKNYKTEKPVGPEGQLVQEEEREKGGVSLSVYWKYITAVYKGGFVPLILLVQIFFQLFQIVGSYWMVLSTPISKDVRPHIGGSTLIFVYIALFLGSSLCVFIRSMLIITGGYKTATLLFNKMHLCIFRAPISFFDSTPSGRILNRASIDQSAVDTSIPHQIEELLISIMECLGTAIVMSQVAWKMLIVFIPMSVTCLWYQQYYISAARELSRLNGVCQAPIIQHFFESSLGSTTIRCFDQEERFMDANLKLVEGYSRPRFHFSGAVEWLCFRMDMLASITYAIFLVFFISMPKGVLSPGVVGLAVTYGLVFSLHGVIWDLSMLENKMISIERILQYACIPSEPLLLVEENRPSCEWPSQGKIDIVDLQVRYAPHLPLVLRDVTCTFPGGMKIGIVGRTGSGKSTLAHALFRMLEPTSGQIWIDGINISQIGLHDLRSKLSIIPQDPTMFEGSLRSNLDPLEEYTDEQIWEALDKCQLGDKVRKNEGMLDSVVTENGENWSMGQRQLVCLGRVLLKRSKVLILDEATASVDTATDYLIQQTLRLHFSGSTVITISHRMTSILDIDMVLFLDNGLVLEYDSPAKLLDIKSSSFAKLVKEYTQRCSS